Proteins encoded together in one Impatiens glandulifera chromosome 1, dImpGla2.1, whole genome shotgun sequence window:
- the LOC124923633 gene encoding uncharacterized protein LOC124923633, with the protein MTDNKISIKYSSKLINQPMFGLRGPSYSFSYSDTYKTGVYDNCRFSGIFYGTRYLNPQHDDHKKTDQVKKKDLIRLPVADVESINPLLTRLVQHLCRHSSNVRDAPRRLQEDNNKNTNKFCQACTLPVYSDDESTSSDSYLHKWCADLPEELKEHPIHPDHILNLFMSTPKDSSVFVCNGCNFPVNGYGYKCTECSSDYSLCIRCASLPSSILHEAHKHPLILNNGSKDVKCDAYCSDVYGSQLATFTCDECGFGIHGTCALLPRTIKHRYDELHPFALLYPTLMSVNGEDGDLSSRPFCEICERDVNYAKGNDQGWLYHCEDCDMFGCVECFSRDLNLLSMIKTDGSEL; encoded by the coding sequence ATGACAGATAATAAGATCTCCATCAAATATTCGTCCAAGTTAATTAACCAGCCTATGTTTGGCCTTCGAGGCCCTTCATATTCCTTTTCTTATTCTGATACCTACAAAACCGGTGTCTACGATAATTGCCGGTTCTCCGGGATCTTCTACGGGACCCGATATTTAAATCCTCAACATGATGATCATAAGAAAACTGATCAGGTGAAGAAGAAGGATCTAATTCGCTTGCCAGTTGCCGACGTTGAATCGATTAATCCGCTTTTGACTCGACTCGTCCAACACCTCTGCCGGCACAGTTCCAACGTAAGAGATGCTCCTCGCCGTCTCCAAGaagacaacaacaaaaatactaataaattctGCCAGGCCTGCACCCTGCCCGTCTACAGCGACGACGAATCAACCTCATCTGACTCTTACCTACACAAATGGTGTGCCGATTTACCCGAGGAGCTCAAAGAGCACCCCATTCACCCGGATCACATTCTAAACCTCTTTATGTCGACACCAAAAGACTCGTCTGTCTTCGTCTGTAATGGCTGCAACTTCCCCGTTAACGGGTACGGGTATAAATGCACGGAATGCTCCTCCGATTACAGCCTCTGCATTCGATGTGCATCCCTTCCAAGCTCTATCCTACACGAAGCGCATAAACACCCTCTGATTCTAAACAATGGATCTAAGGACGTAAAGTGCGACGCTTATTGTAGCGACGTTTACGGTTCACAATTGGCGACGTTTACCTGTGACGAATGCGGTTTCGGGATACATGGGACATGCGCTTTGTTGCCGAGAACAATCAAGCACCGGTATGATGAACTTCATCCGTTTGCATTGCTCTACCCGACGTTAATGTCAGTGAACGGTGAAGATGGCGATTTGAGTTCGCGACCGTTTTGTGAAATCTGCGAGAGGGATGTGAATTATGCAAAAGGAAATGATCAAGGGTGGTTATATCATTGCGAGGATTGTGATATGTTTGGTTGTGTTGAATGTTTTTCCAGGGATCTGAATTTATTGTCGATGATAAAGACTGACGGATCTGAACTCTGA